In the Pungitius pungitius chromosome 5, fPunPun2.1, whole genome shotgun sequence genome, one interval contains:
- the plat gene encoding tissue-type plasminogen activator isoform X1, with amino-acid sequence MNRTLILLLSALCCCLADNVELLRSKRGTRFYRGEPDRRPARRTLFIIHVQKSSPSFENSLHCVDAETSAVHSFGDTWLRWRGQRVEYCRCALKGRERCHVVPVINCYVSQCYNGGTCKEAVYTSDYICQCPPGYSGTQCEINSNEKCIVGPGEGYRGTWSISHSGAECINWNATSLRGRRFTARKVDASGLGLGNHNFCRNPDHDSTPWCYIYKGTQIAWEFCSMSKCPEDDHTECVRGSGRSYRGTASVAKSGSRCLPWDSPAVKHKLNNAWRSDALDQGLGSHSFCRNPDGDAGPWCHTYKSMQLTWELCNIPKCARRPLVSSTLGPRAPTTNNNNGATCGQRLDNTLNRPSFRMFGGRESDITEQPWQAAINVYQARHRKHFHRCGGVLIDSCWVLSAAHCFEDNVKAEKLEVILGRTFREQNSSSEQIFKVEKYWNHEEFHNLTFDNDITLLKLKTEIGICAVNSPEVLPACLPDRGLVLPDWTECEISGYGKDSEFAAEYSERVKRGFVRLWPKERCVPDVLSQRPITSNMLCAGDTRGLDDACKGDSGGPLVCRNNDKMTLMGVISWGDGCGQKDKPGVYTRVTHYINWIKSKIKANPV; translated from the exons ATGAACAGAACACTGATATTGCTCCTGTCTGCTCTTTGCTGCTGCCTAGCGGACAAT GTGGAGCTGCTCCGCTCTAAGAGAGGCACTCGTTTCTACAGAGGTGAGCCCGACAGGCGGCCAGCCAGACGGACGCTTTTCATTATTCATGTCCAGAAGTCTTCACCCTCCTTTGAAAACTCCT TACATTGTGTGGATGCTGAGACCTCAGCAGTCCATAGTTTTGGGGACACTTGGCTGCGATGGAGGGGACAGCGCGTGGAGTATTGCCGTTGTGCGTTAAAAGGACGAGAGCGTTGTCATGTTGTGCCCGTCATCA ACTGCTACGTGTCTCAGTGCTACAACGGAGGAACGTGTAAGGAGGCCGTGTACACGTCGGACTACATTTGCCAGTGTCCCCCAGGCTACAGTGGGACTCAGTGTGAGATCA ACTCCAATGAGAAATGCATTGTGGGGCCGGGTGAAGGGTACCGCGGCACATGGAGCATCAGCCATTCGGGAGCGGAGTGCATTAACTGGAACGCCACGTCTCTGAGGGGAAGGAGGTTCACCGCTAGGAAAGTCGATGCCAGCGGTCTTGGACTGGGCAATCACAACTTCTGCAG GAACCCTGACCACGACAGCACTCCTTGGTGTTATATCTATAAAGGCACTCAGATTGCTTGGGAGTTCTGTTCCATGTCCAAATGTCCAGAAG ATGACCACACAGAATGTGTACGGGGCTCAGGTCGGTCATACCGAGGCACGGCATCCGTCGCGAAGAGCGGCTCCCGCTGCCTCCCCTGGGACTCGCCAGCTGTCAAGCACAAGCTGAATAACGCGTGGAGGTCCGACGCATTGGATCAGGGACTGGGCAGCCACAGCTTCTGCAG GAATCCAGACGGAGATGCAGGTCCGTGGTGTCACACATACAAGAGCATGCAGCTGACCTGGGAGCTGTGTAACATTCCGAAATGCg CGAGACGTCCATTGGTCAGCAGCACTCTGGGCCCACGCGCccccaccaccaacaacaataATGGAG CAACATGCGGGCAGCGCTTGGACAACACGCTGAATCGCCCGTCGTTTCGCATGttcggggggagagagagcgacatCACGGAGCAGCCATGGCAGGCGGCCATCAACGTTTACCAGGCCCGTCACAGAAAGCACTTTCACCGCTGTGGAGGGGTCCTCATTGACTCCTGCTGGGTCCTGTCTGCTGCACACTGCTTCGAGGACAA cGTCAAAGCAGAAAAATTGGAAGTGATTTTAGGAAGAACATTTCGGGAGCAGAATTCCAGCAGCGAGCAGATTTTCAAGGTGGAGAAGTACTGGAATCACGAGGAATTCCACAACTTAACATTTGACAACGACATCA CCCTTTTGAAGCTGAAGACGGAAATTGGCATCTGTGCTGTAAACTCTCCAGAGGTTCTTCCGGCGTGTCTGCCTGACCGTGGGCTGGTGCTGCCCGACTGGACCGAGTGTGAGATTTCAGGCTACGGAAAAGACTCTGAAT TTGCTGCAGAGTACTCTGAGCGAGTTAAGAGGGGTTTTGTCCGCTTGTGGCCCAAAGAGCGCTGCGTCCCAGACGTGCTGTCCCAACGCCCCATCACATCCAACATGCTGTGTGCGGGGGACACCCGAGGCCTGGACGACGCCTGCAAG GGAGACTCTGGAGGCCCGCTGGTCTGTCGGAACAACGACAAGATGACTCTCATGGGTGTGATCAGCTGGGGCGACGGCTGCGGGCAGAAGGACAAGCCTGGGGTCTACACCCGCGTCACCCATTACATCAACTGGATCAAGAGCAAAATCAAGGCAAACCCCGTCTAA
- the plat gene encoding tissue-type plasminogen activator isoform X3: MNRTLILLLSALCCCLADNVELLRSKRGTRFYRDCYVSQCYNGGTCKEAVYTSDYICQCPPGYSGTQCEINSNEKCIVGPGEGYRGTWSISHSGAECINWNATSLRGRRFTARKVDASGLGLGNHNFCRNPDHDSTPWCYIYKGTQIAWEFCSMSKCPEDDHTECVRGSGRSYRGTASVAKSGSRCLPWDSPAVKHKLNNAWRSDALDQGLGSHSFCRNPDGDAGPWCHTYKSMQLTWELCNIPKCARRPLVSSTLGPRAPTTNNNNGATCGQRLDNTLNRPSFRMFGGRESDITEQPWQAAINVYQARHRKHFHRCGGVLIDSCWVLSAAHCFEDNVKAEKLEVILGRTFREQNSSSEQIFKVEKYWNHEEFHNLTFDNDITLLKLKTEIGICAVNSPEVLPACLPDRGLVLPDWTECEISGYGKDSEFAAEYSERVKRGFVRLWPKERCVPDVLSQRPITSNMLCAGDTRGLDDACKGDSGGPLVCRNNDKMTLMGVISWGDGCGQKDKPGVYTRVTHYINWIKSKIKANPV, from the exons ATGAACAGAACACTGATATTGCTCCTGTCTGCTCTTTGCTGCTGCCTAGCGGACAAT GTGGAGCTGCTCCGCTCTAAGAGAGGCACTCGTTTCTACAGAG ACTGCTACGTGTCTCAGTGCTACAACGGAGGAACGTGTAAGGAGGCCGTGTACACGTCGGACTACATTTGCCAGTGTCCCCCAGGCTACAGTGGGACTCAGTGTGAGATCA ACTCCAATGAGAAATGCATTGTGGGGCCGGGTGAAGGGTACCGCGGCACATGGAGCATCAGCCATTCGGGAGCGGAGTGCATTAACTGGAACGCCACGTCTCTGAGGGGAAGGAGGTTCACCGCTAGGAAAGTCGATGCCAGCGGTCTTGGACTGGGCAATCACAACTTCTGCAG GAACCCTGACCACGACAGCACTCCTTGGTGTTATATCTATAAAGGCACTCAGATTGCTTGGGAGTTCTGTTCCATGTCCAAATGTCCAGAAG ATGACCACACAGAATGTGTACGGGGCTCAGGTCGGTCATACCGAGGCACGGCATCCGTCGCGAAGAGCGGCTCCCGCTGCCTCCCCTGGGACTCGCCAGCTGTCAAGCACAAGCTGAATAACGCGTGGAGGTCCGACGCATTGGATCAGGGACTGGGCAGCCACAGCTTCTGCAG GAATCCAGACGGAGATGCAGGTCCGTGGTGTCACACATACAAGAGCATGCAGCTGACCTGGGAGCTGTGTAACATTCCGAAATGCg CGAGACGTCCATTGGTCAGCAGCACTCTGGGCCCACGCGCccccaccaccaacaacaataATGGAG CAACATGCGGGCAGCGCTTGGACAACACGCTGAATCGCCCGTCGTTTCGCATGttcggggggagagagagcgacatCACGGAGCAGCCATGGCAGGCGGCCATCAACGTTTACCAGGCCCGTCACAGAAAGCACTTTCACCGCTGTGGAGGGGTCCTCATTGACTCCTGCTGGGTCCTGTCTGCTGCACACTGCTTCGAGGACAA cGTCAAAGCAGAAAAATTGGAAGTGATTTTAGGAAGAACATTTCGGGAGCAGAATTCCAGCAGCGAGCAGATTTTCAAGGTGGAGAAGTACTGGAATCACGAGGAATTCCACAACTTAACATTTGACAACGACATCA CCCTTTTGAAGCTGAAGACGGAAATTGGCATCTGTGCTGTAAACTCTCCAGAGGTTCTTCCGGCGTGTCTGCCTGACCGTGGGCTGGTGCTGCCCGACTGGACCGAGTGTGAGATTTCAGGCTACGGAAAAGACTCTGAAT TTGCTGCAGAGTACTCTGAGCGAGTTAAGAGGGGTTTTGTCCGCTTGTGGCCCAAAGAGCGCTGCGTCCCAGACGTGCTGTCCCAACGCCCCATCACATCCAACATGCTGTGTGCGGGGGACACCCGAGGCCTGGACGACGCCTGCAAG GGAGACTCTGGAGGCCCGCTGGTCTGTCGGAACAACGACAAGATGACTCTCATGGGTGTGATCAGCTGGGGCGACGGCTGCGGGCAGAAGGACAAGCCTGGGGTCTACACCCGCGTCACCCATTACATCAACTGGATCAAGAGCAAAATCAAGGCAAACCCCGTCTAA
- the plat gene encoding tissue-type plasminogen activator isoform X2, with the protein MNRTLILLLSALCCCLADNVELLRSKRGTRFYRVHCVDAETSAVHSFGDTWLRWRGQRVEYCRCALKGRERCHVVPVINCYVSQCYNGGTCKEAVYTSDYICQCPPGYSGTQCEINSNEKCIVGPGEGYRGTWSISHSGAECINWNATSLRGRRFTARKVDASGLGLGNHNFCRNPDHDSTPWCYIYKGTQIAWEFCSMSKCPEDDHTECVRGSGRSYRGTASVAKSGSRCLPWDSPAVKHKLNNAWRSDALDQGLGSHSFCRNPDGDAGPWCHTYKSMQLTWELCNIPKCARRPLVSSTLGPRAPTTNNNNGATCGQRLDNTLNRPSFRMFGGRESDITEQPWQAAINVYQARHRKHFHRCGGVLIDSCWVLSAAHCFEDNVKAEKLEVILGRTFREQNSSSEQIFKVEKYWNHEEFHNLTFDNDITLLKLKTEIGICAVNSPEVLPACLPDRGLVLPDWTECEISGYGKDSEFAAEYSERVKRGFVRLWPKERCVPDVLSQRPITSNMLCAGDTRGLDDACKGDSGGPLVCRNNDKMTLMGVISWGDGCGQKDKPGVYTRVTHYINWIKSKIKANPV; encoded by the exons ATGAACAGAACACTGATATTGCTCCTGTCTGCTCTTTGCTGCTGCCTAGCGGACAAT GTGGAGCTGCTCCGCTCTAAGAGAGGCACTCGTTTCTACAGAG TACATTGTGTGGATGCTGAGACCTCAGCAGTCCATAGTTTTGGGGACACTTGGCTGCGATGGAGGGGACAGCGCGTGGAGTATTGCCGTTGTGCGTTAAAAGGACGAGAGCGTTGTCATGTTGTGCCCGTCATCA ACTGCTACGTGTCTCAGTGCTACAACGGAGGAACGTGTAAGGAGGCCGTGTACACGTCGGACTACATTTGCCAGTGTCCCCCAGGCTACAGTGGGACTCAGTGTGAGATCA ACTCCAATGAGAAATGCATTGTGGGGCCGGGTGAAGGGTACCGCGGCACATGGAGCATCAGCCATTCGGGAGCGGAGTGCATTAACTGGAACGCCACGTCTCTGAGGGGAAGGAGGTTCACCGCTAGGAAAGTCGATGCCAGCGGTCTTGGACTGGGCAATCACAACTTCTGCAG GAACCCTGACCACGACAGCACTCCTTGGTGTTATATCTATAAAGGCACTCAGATTGCTTGGGAGTTCTGTTCCATGTCCAAATGTCCAGAAG ATGACCACACAGAATGTGTACGGGGCTCAGGTCGGTCATACCGAGGCACGGCATCCGTCGCGAAGAGCGGCTCCCGCTGCCTCCCCTGGGACTCGCCAGCTGTCAAGCACAAGCTGAATAACGCGTGGAGGTCCGACGCATTGGATCAGGGACTGGGCAGCCACAGCTTCTGCAG GAATCCAGACGGAGATGCAGGTCCGTGGTGTCACACATACAAGAGCATGCAGCTGACCTGGGAGCTGTGTAACATTCCGAAATGCg CGAGACGTCCATTGGTCAGCAGCACTCTGGGCCCACGCGCccccaccaccaacaacaataATGGAG CAACATGCGGGCAGCGCTTGGACAACACGCTGAATCGCCCGTCGTTTCGCATGttcggggggagagagagcgacatCACGGAGCAGCCATGGCAGGCGGCCATCAACGTTTACCAGGCCCGTCACAGAAAGCACTTTCACCGCTGTGGAGGGGTCCTCATTGACTCCTGCTGGGTCCTGTCTGCTGCACACTGCTTCGAGGACAA cGTCAAAGCAGAAAAATTGGAAGTGATTTTAGGAAGAACATTTCGGGAGCAGAATTCCAGCAGCGAGCAGATTTTCAAGGTGGAGAAGTACTGGAATCACGAGGAATTCCACAACTTAACATTTGACAACGACATCA CCCTTTTGAAGCTGAAGACGGAAATTGGCATCTGTGCTGTAAACTCTCCAGAGGTTCTTCCGGCGTGTCTGCCTGACCGTGGGCTGGTGCTGCCCGACTGGACCGAGTGTGAGATTTCAGGCTACGGAAAAGACTCTGAAT TTGCTGCAGAGTACTCTGAGCGAGTTAAGAGGGGTTTTGTCCGCTTGTGGCCCAAAGAGCGCTGCGTCCCAGACGTGCTGTCCCAACGCCCCATCACATCCAACATGCTGTGTGCGGGGGACACCCGAGGCCTGGACGACGCCTGCAAG GGAGACTCTGGAGGCCCGCTGGTCTGTCGGAACAACGACAAGATGACTCTCATGGGTGTGATCAGCTGGGGCGACGGCTGCGGGCAGAAGGACAAGCCTGGGGTCTACACCCGCGTCACCCATTACATCAACTGGATCAAGAGCAAAATCAAGGCAAACCCCGTCTAA
- the si:dkeyp-117b11.1 gene encoding B-cell linker protein isoform X2, which yields MAKSFFGKRKNLHSGPTAPPRRTDDEFEWQQEEFDDDDGDMYEVPPCERQTVKVPQREEEDVYLERPPDISPPQRRAALPPRPAKPSKPQQHAADFISGPQANKAPVIDRTEKPGRKKMMPPPPVRSTPVQNPASNTEEDVYLDPNEEQEDTDDVYVEPTAACPPPSRSLMRMHPSPITGLVPCPTTMMKPPVPRAQSNSPLSSLNELKTASSVEVRRATFPSKPPPPTPSVKPPLPVKLKEAKHSLPSPPVTKAKTAASSGGMKATKQWVNEDKEWFAGTSNRKTAEDLLLRVNKDGAFLIRHSSAQGSRQPYTLAVLYQHKVYNIPIRFLGETRGFALGKEGKKNEEIFGTLDEMICHHKDNQLLLIDSKSQAKHTTYLTYPARPSF from the exons ATGGCAAAG AGCTTCTTCGGAAAACGTAAAAACCT TCACAGTGGACCTACAGCTCCACCCAGGAGGACAG ATGACGAGTTCGAGTGGCAACAAGAAGAGTTT gATGATGACGATGGTGACATGTATGAGGTGCCTCCCTGTGAGCGCCAAACAGTGAAAGTgccacagagagaggaagaggatgtcTATCTGG AGAGGCCGCCTGATATCTCGCCTCCTCAGAGGCGGGCAGCTCTCCCACCCAGACCAGCCAAACCCTCA AAACCTCAACAACATGCAGCAGATTTCATCTCAGGTCCCCAAGCCAATAAAG CACCTGTGATAGACAGAACTGAGAAACCTGGGAGAAAGAAGATGATGCCTCCCCCCCCAGTCCGCTCCACTCCTGTTCAAAACCCCGCGTCTAACACTGAGGAAG ATGTGTATCTGGATCCAAATGAAGAACAG GAAGATACCGATGACGTGTATGTGGAACCTACAGCTG cttgccctcccccctcccgttcGCTGATGAGGATGCATCCGTCTCCCATCACGGGGCTCGTACCTTGTCCCACAACCAT GATGAAGCCTCCGGTTCCCAGAGCTcagtct AATTCCCCCTTGTCTTCGTTGAATGAGTTAAAAACAG CTTCTTCAGTTGAAGTGAGACGCGCTACGTTtccctccaaaccccccccaccgacccccaGTGTTAAGCCCCCTCTCCCAGTCAAACTGAAGGAAGCAAAACACAG CCTTCCCAGTCCTCCTGTGACGAAAGCTAAGACAGCTG CTTCCTCTGGTGGAATGAAGGCGACCAAACAATGGGTGAACGAG GACAAAGAGTGGTTTGCTGGGACTTCCAACAGGAAGACCGCCGAGGATCTTTTACTGAGGGTCAACAAG GACGGCGCATTTCTGATACGACATAGCTCAGCTCAGGGCAGTCGCCAGCCATACACCCTCGCTGTGCTCTACCAGCACAAGGTGTACAACATTCCCATCCGCTTCCTCGGGGAGACGCGAGGTTTCGCCCTCGGAAAAGAGGGCAAGAAGAACGAAGAG ATTTTTGGCACCCTCGACGAGATGATTTGTCACCACAAAGATAACCAGCTGCTTCTGATAGACAGCAAGAGCCAGGCCAAGCACACAACGTATTTAACGTACCCTGCACGCCCTTCCTTCtaa
- the si:dkeyp-117b11.1 gene encoding B-cell linker protein isoform X1, protein MAKKRLTAPLSVSHSGPTAPPRRTDDEFEWQQEEFDDDDGDMYEVPPCERQTVKVPQREEEDVYLERPPDISPPQRRAALPPRPAKPSKPQQHAADFISGPQANKAPVIDRTEKPGRKKMMPPPPVRSTPVQNPASNTEEDVYLDPNEEQEDTDDVYVEPTAACPPPSRSLMRMHPSPITGLVPCPTTMMKPPVPRAQSNSPLSSLNELKTASSVEVRRATFPSKPPPPTPSVKPPLPVKLKEAKHSLPSPPVTKAKTAASSGGMKATKQWVNEDKEWFAGTSNRKTAEDLLLRVNKDGAFLIRHSSAQGSRQPYTLAVLYQHKVYNIPIRFLGETRGFALGKEGKKNEEIFGTLDEMICHHKDNQLLLIDSKSQAKHTTYLTYPARPSF, encoded by the exons ATGGCAAAG AAGCGTCTCACAGCTCCCCTTTCTGTTAGTCACAGTGGACCTACAGCTCCACCCAGGAGGACAG ATGACGAGTTCGAGTGGCAACAAGAAGAGTTT gATGATGACGATGGTGACATGTATGAGGTGCCTCCCTGTGAGCGCCAAACAGTGAAAGTgccacagagagaggaagaggatgtcTATCTGG AGAGGCCGCCTGATATCTCGCCTCCTCAGAGGCGGGCAGCTCTCCCACCCAGACCAGCCAAACCCTCA AAACCTCAACAACATGCAGCAGATTTCATCTCAGGTCCCCAAGCCAATAAAG CACCTGTGATAGACAGAACTGAGAAACCTGGGAGAAAGAAGATGATGCCTCCCCCCCCAGTCCGCTCCACTCCTGTTCAAAACCCCGCGTCTAACACTGAGGAAG ATGTGTATCTGGATCCAAATGAAGAACAG GAAGATACCGATGACGTGTATGTGGAACCTACAGCTG cttgccctcccccctcccgttcGCTGATGAGGATGCATCCGTCTCCCATCACGGGGCTCGTACCTTGTCCCACAACCAT GATGAAGCCTCCGGTTCCCAGAGCTcagtct AATTCCCCCTTGTCTTCGTTGAATGAGTTAAAAACAG CTTCTTCAGTTGAAGTGAGACGCGCTACGTTtccctccaaaccccccccaccgacccccaGTGTTAAGCCCCCTCTCCCAGTCAAACTGAAGGAAGCAAAACACAG CCTTCCCAGTCCTCCTGTGACGAAAGCTAAGACAGCTG CTTCCTCTGGTGGAATGAAGGCGACCAAACAATGGGTGAACGAG GACAAAGAGTGGTTTGCTGGGACTTCCAACAGGAAGACCGCCGAGGATCTTTTACTGAGGGTCAACAAG GACGGCGCATTTCTGATACGACATAGCTCAGCTCAGGGCAGTCGCCAGCCATACACCCTCGCTGTGCTCTACCAGCACAAGGTGTACAACATTCCCATCCGCTTCCTCGGGGAGACGCGAGGTTTCGCCCTCGGAAAAGAGGGCAAGAAGAACGAAGAG ATTTTTGGCACCCTCGACGAGATGATTTGTCACCACAAAGATAACCAGCTGCTTCTGATAGACAGCAAGAGCCAGGCCAAGCACACAACGTATTTAACGTACCCTGCACGCCCTTCCTTCtaa